One window of Nymphaea colorata isolate Beijing-Zhang1983 chromosome 1, ASM883128v2, whole genome shotgun sequence genomic DNA carries:
- the LOC116244854 gene encoding protein ABIL1-like isoform X1, which translates to MVVSEKSMSDLGEESLELDDLSRFQKSLQELKSLRPQLHYAADYCEASLREAAQKTQRKKALENAKEYIGKAVVTTIDHLGSVSANLESLLCLSLGEISRVELRIDCLKQRLLTCEQYSQREGLAKQWWNMPLANHHRRYVVAGKVARSNEDVGRTKATLPLASSCSIGFEFSALLPKIENQPLLMKSGSTTSLRSHPQTWEQGIEMFEDQPKKSGESRRHRKLLVLPWK; encoded by the exons atGGTTGTCTCAGAGAAGTCGATGAGCGATCTCGGGGAGGAGTCGCTGGAGTTGGATGATCTTTCCCGCTTTCAGAAGTCATTGCAG GAGCTAAAATCATTGCGACCACAGCTTCACTATGCTGCTGATTACTGTGAGGCTTCACTGAGGGAAGCGGCTCAGAAAACTCAGAGAAAGAA GGCATTGGAGAATGCGAAGGAATACATAGGGAAGGCGGTCGTGACAACCATTGATCATCTGGGAAGCGTCTCGGCGAACCTGGAATCCCTTCTCTGTCTCAGCTTGGGCGAGATCTCAAGGGTGGAGCTAAGAATCGACTGTTTGAAACAG AGACTTCTCACATGTGAACAGTACAGTCAGAGAGAAGGACTTGCTAAGCAATGGTGGAATATGCCTTTGGCAAATCATCATAGACGTTATGTGGTCGCTG GCAAAGTTGCGAGATCAAATGAAGATGTGGG CAGGACAAAGGCCACCCTTCCACTTGCTTCCTCATGTTCTATAG GCTTTGAGTTTTCTGCTTTGCTGCCGAAGATCGAAAACCAGCCACTGCTGATGAAGTCTGGGAGCACCACTTCTCTCAGATCACATCCTCAGACATGGGag CAAGGAATTGAAATGTTTGAAGATCAGCCCAAGAAATCAGGGGAGAGCAGGCGACATAGAAAGCTTCTAGTTCTTCCTTGGAAGTAG
- the LOC116244854 gene encoding protein ABIL1-like isoform X2: protein MVVSEKSMSDLGEESLELDDLSRFQKSLQELKSLRPQLHYAADYCEASLREAAQKTQRKKALENAKEYIGKAVVTTIDHLGSVSANLESLLCLSLGEISRVELRIDCLKQRLLTCEQYSQREGLAKQWWNMPLANHHRRYVVAGKVARSNEDVGTKATLPLASSCSIGFEFSALLPKIENQPLLMKSGSTTSLRSHPQTWEQGIEMFEDQPKKSGESRRHRKLLVLPWK, encoded by the exons atGGTTGTCTCAGAGAAGTCGATGAGCGATCTCGGGGAGGAGTCGCTGGAGTTGGATGATCTTTCCCGCTTTCAGAAGTCATTGCAG GAGCTAAAATCATTGCGACCACAGCTTCACTATGCTGCTGATTACTGTGAGGCTTCACTGAGGGAAGCGGCTCAGAAAACTCAGAGAAAGAA GGCATTGGAGAATGCGAAGGAATACATAGGGAAGGCGGTCGTGACAACCATTGATCATCTGGGAAGCGTCTCGGCGAACCTGGAATCCCTTCTCTGTCTCAGCTTGGGCGAGATCTCAAGGGTGGAGCTAAGAATCGACTGTTTGAAACAG AGACTTCTCACATGTGAACAGTACAGTCAGAGAGAAGGACTTGCTAAGCAATGGTGGAATATGCCTTTGGCAAATCATCATAGACGTTATGTGGTCGCTG GCAAAGTTGCGAGATCAAATGAAGATGTGGG GACAAAGGCCACCCTTCCACTTGCTTCCTCATGTTCTATAG GCTTTGAGTTTTCTGCTTTGCTGCCGAAGATCGAAAACCAGCCACTGCTGATGAAGTCTGGGAGCACCACTTCTCTCAGATCACATCCTCAGACATGGGag CAAGGAATTGAAATGTTTGAAGATCAGCCCAAGAAATCAGGGGAGAGCAGGCGACATAGAAAGCTTCTAGTTCTTCCTTGGAAGTAG